A window of the Streptomyces sp. NBC_00250 genome harbors these coding sequences:
- a CDS encoding ABC transporter permease: MRSRRPRPGRVVEPSRLAPRDALSEAVAGMLQRPGRSVLTALGTVLGVGTFVAILGLTATTSSQIDARFDLLTATEVTVEDIAGEQDEFAGPGFPADADSRIGRLGGVRDAGVYWTVRLGPDVTVRAAPVGDGADGVPVDVVAASPGALRAAVPRLAQGRLYDEFASANAQPVAVIGAAVAARLGITTLETRPAVFIGDEPFVVAGIVDDVERRPDVLMSVSVPRTTAERMWGPPGAGEARMLVATETGAARQIADEAPVALRPDHPEYLKAVPPPDPRTLRAGVTGDLDQLFLLLAGTCLVIGAVGIANTTLVAVLERTGEIGLRRALGARGRHITVQFLTESGALGAVGGLVGTALGVCTVIGVALVRDWTPVVHPATVAAAPLIGLVTGVVAGLYPAWRASRIEPAEALRR, from the coding sequence ATGAGAAGCCGCCGCCCCCGGCCAGGCCGGGTCGTCGAACCCTCCCGCCTCGCTCCCCGCGACGCGCTCTCCGAGGCCGTCGCCGGCATGCTCCAACGCCCCGGCCGGTCGGTGCTCACCGCTCTCGGCACGGTCCTCGGCGTCGGTACCTTCGTCGCGATCCTCGGCCTGACGGCGACCACGTCCTCCCAGATCGACGCCCGGTTCGACCTGCTCACCGCCACCGAGGTCACCGTCGAGGACATCGCCGGGGAACAGGACGAGTTCGCCGGACCCGGTTTCCCCGCCGACGCGGACTCCCGGATCGGACGGCTCGGCGGCGTCCGGGACGCCGGGGTCTACTGGACGGTCCGGCTCGGCCCCGACGTCACCGTGCGCGCCGCGCCCGTGGGCGACGGCGCGGACGGCGTACCGGTCGACGTGGTCGCCGCCTCGCCCGGCGCGCTCCGGGCCGCCGTCCCCCGCCTCGCGCAGGGCCGGCTCTACGACGAGTTCGCCTCGGCGAACGCGCAGCCGGTCGCGGTCATCGGGGCGGCCGTCGCGGCCCGGCTCGGCATCACCACCCTGGAGACCCGGCCCGCGGTGTTCATCGGGGACGAGCCGTTCGTGGTGGCCGGCATCGTCGACGACGTCGAGCGCAGGCCGGACGTGCTGATGTCGGTGAGCGTGCCCCGGACGACCGCCGAGCGGATGTGGGGGCCGCCCGGGGCCGGGGAGGCGAGGATGCTGGTCGCCACGGAGACCGGGGCAGCCCGCCAGATCGCGGACGAGGCGCCGGTCGCGCTGCGCCCGGACCACCCGGAGTATCTGAAGGCCGTTCCGCCGCCGGACCCGAGGACGCTGCGGGCGGGCGTCACCGGCGACCTCGACCAGCTGTTCCTGCTGCTCGCCGGGACCTGTCTGGTGATCGGCGCGGTCGGCATCGCCAACACCACCCTGGTCGCGGTCCTGGAGCGGACCGGCGAGATCGGTCTGCGGCGCGCCCTGGGCGCCCGGGGACGCCACATCACCGTCCAGTTCCTCACGGAGTCCGGGGCCCTGGGCGCGGTCGGCGGGCTCGTCGGGACGGCGCTGGGCGTGTGCACGGTGATCGGGGTGGCGCTCGTCCGGGACTGGACCCCGGTCGTCCATCCCGCGACGGTCGCCGCGGCCCCGTTGATCGGTCTGGTCACCGGGGTGGTGGCCGGTCTCTACCCGGCCTGGCGGGCCTCCCGGATCGAACCGGCCGAGGCGCTGCGGCGCTGA
- a CDS encoding peptidoglycan-binding protein, translated as MDTDSERDKGIATDTTPERRARRGRLWVGGLVVGAVALTAAGVFAGTVITSPAQVAADAAPPPPDVLTAPVERRVLRETVVLRGTVVAGQTVPVAPVVSGGDGGTPVVTKTPVAVGAAVRKGQVVLEISGRPLFVLPGRLPVYRDLKPGATGDDVAQLQTALAGLGFDRGGDPQGTFGAGTKRAVEGFYAAAGYDPRPAVDDDGAGVDAASDAVTAAERAVDDARDALAENKDENRNKNLRKARDRAAEDLAEARTALGRVWATAGPMVPAGEVVFVERFPARVASTAVAPGSPVSGTLLTLSSGRLLAQGHLQDHQKGMVRPGQRVRVLDEVTGAELTAEVRTVASTRTAADAKQGGGQGEGQGQDGAPPANGPTGFLFTAVPEKDIPPALAGQDVRLTIEAASTDGEALVVPVTAVSASADGRTVVTVVDGNGRRTPVEVRTGTLGDGYVEVVPLTAGSLAEGADVVTGVAATGAAQGGRGPE; from the coding sequence ATGGACACGGACTCCGAGAGGGACAAGGGCATCGCCACGGACACCACCCCCGAGCGCCGCGCCCGGCGCGGTCGCCTCTGGGTCGGGGGGCTCGTCGTCGGGGCCGTCGCGCTGACCGCCGCCGGTGTCTTCGCCGGGACGGTGATCACGTCGCCCGCGCAGGTCGCGGCAGACGCCGCGCCGCCGCCGCCCGACGTCCTCACCGCCCCCGTCGAGCGCCGCGTCCTGCGCGAGACGGTCGTGCTGCGCGGCACCGTCGTCGCCGGGCAGACCGTCCCGGTGGCGCCCGTCGTCTCGGGCGGGGACGGCGGGACGCCCGTCGTCACCAAGACACCGGTCGCCGTGGGTGCGGCGGTGCGCAAGGGGCAGGTCGTCCTGGAGATATCGGGCCGCCCGCTCTTCGTCCTCCCGGGCCGTCTCCCCGTCTACCGGGACCTCAAGCCGGGCGCGACGGGCGACGACGTGGCCCAGCTCCAGACCGCGCTGGCCGGGCTCGGCTTCGACCGGGGCGGCGACCCGCAGGGAACGTTCGGCGCGGGGACGAAGAGGGCCGTGGAGGGGTTCTACGCCGCTGCCGGCTACGACCCGCGCCCGGCCGTGGACGACGACGGCGCGGGGGTGGACGCCGCGAGTGACGCCGTGACGGCCGCCGAACGGGCCGTCGACGACGCCCGGGACGCGCTCGCCGAGAACAAGGACGAGAACCGGAACAAGAACCTGCGCAAGGCCCGGGACCGGGCCGCCGAGGACCTGGCGGAAGCCCGTACCGCGCTCGGCAGGGTGTGGGCCACCGCCGGGCCGATGGTCCCGGCCGGGGAGGTCGTCTTCGTGGAGCGGTTCCCCGCCCGGGTCGCGTCCACCGCCGTGGCCCCCGGGTCGCCGGTCTCCGGCACCCTGCTGACCCTGTCCTCCGGCCGGCTCCTCGCCCAGGGCCACCTCCAGGACCACCAGAAGGGCATGGTCCGGCCCGGCCAGAGGGTCCGCGTCCTCGACGAGGTGACCGGAGCCGAACTCACCGCCGAGGTCCGGACCGTCGCCTCGACACGTACGGCCGCCGACGCCAAGCAGGGCGGCGGCCAGGGCGAAGGCCAGGGGCAGGACGGCGCTCCGCCCGCGAACGGCCCCACCGGCTTCCTCTTCACCGCCGTGCCCGAGAAGGACATCCCCCCTGCCCTCGCCGGACAGGACGTACGGCTGACGATCGAGGCGGCCTCCACCGACGGCGAGGCCCTCGTCGTCCCCGTCACCGCCGTGTCGGCGAGCGCGGACGGCCGGACCGTGGTCACCGTCGTCGACGGGAACGGGCGCCGGACCCCCGTCGAGGTACGGACCGGCACCCTCGGGGACGGCTACGTCGAGGTCGTACCGCTCACCGCGGGGAGCCTCGCGGAGGGCGCCGACGTCGTGACCGGAGTGGCCGCGACCGGTGCCGCTCAGGGCGGCCGGGGGCCGGAGTGA